One genomic region from Doryrhamphus excisus isolate RoL2022-K1 chromosome 14, RoL_Dexc_1.0, whole genome shotgun sequence encodes:
- the LOC131102301 gene encoding OTU domain-containing protein 3-like, whose amino-acid sequence MFGKYSTCIFTVCQSSCAIICDAGQYCLVDSHSRSCNGMVCSDGTSVVLCFGSLDDLANHISNLAAGFGGTEKLFEIAGVVVTVVADRKRHLEVTDVSKKFKMADISSTCASDVEVISVVTTQHAFCPMLQNDSKDVCQLLNIDCEVKTVPVNLRVGPLGAPCKKESIVADGNCFFRAISQAVSGTQKNHRRIRLHVVKHMEKHCEDYEKLLRSEYNCLTEYISVSKMKYVNSWATEVEIQAAADSLGINIFTFYGGHWLRYSSTSESSRGIYLDNSSGNHYECVTCVNEGLLGSCFGICRSGTPDSSQHDTRSHKHLDNQEICEDIGSNDVNRAVEPIKEKRQSMITLIKSNQINFICRALFLQGDATQSAFQN is encoded by the coding sequence ATGTTTGGCAAGTACAGCACATGCATTTTTACGGTCTGTCAAAGTAGTTGTGCCATCATTTGTGATGCTGGTCAGTATTGTCTGGTGGATTCGCACTCGCGCAGCTGTAATGGCATGGTGTGCAGTGATGGAACCAgtgttgttctgtgttttggtAGTCTCGATGATCTTGCTAATCACATTAGCAATTTGGCTGCAGGGTTTGGTGGAACAGAAAAACTTTTTGAGATAGCTGGTGTTGTTGTGACTGTTGTGGCTGATAGAAAACGTCACTTGGAGGTGACTGATGTTTccaaaaagtttaaaatggctgacatttctaGTACATGTGCATCTGATGTTGAGGTCATCAGTGTTGTTACCACACAGCATGCCTTTTGTCCAATGCTTCAAAATGACTCCAAAGATGTGTGCCAACTTTTGAATATAGATTGTGAAGTCAAAACTGTGCCTGTCAATTTGCGTGTTGGACCCTTGGGAGCTCCCTGTAAAAAGGAGAGCATTGTTGCTGACGGCAACTGTTTTTTCCGTGCCATATCACAAGCGGTGAGTGgcacacagaaaaatcacagGAGAATTAGACTCCATGTGGTTAAACATATGGAAAAGCACTGTGAAGATTATGAGAAGCTTCTCAGGAGTGAGTACAATTGTTTGACAGAGTATATTagtgtttccaaaatgaaatatgtcaatagcTGGGCAACAGAGGTGGAAATTCAGGCTGCAGCGGATAGTTTAGGAATAAATATCTTTACTTTTTACGGTGGTCATTGGTTGAGATATAGTTCAACGTCAGAATCCAGTCGTGGGATTTATTTGGACAACTCGAGTGGTAATCACTACGAGTGTGTGACATGTGTCAATGAGGGCCTGTTAGGAAGTTGCTTTGGCATTTGTCGGAGTGGTACACCTGATAGCAGTCAGCATGATACCAGGTCTCACAAGCATTTGGACAATCAAGAAATTTGTGAAGATATTGGTTCAAATGATGTGAATAGGGCTGTTGAACCAATCAAAGAAAAACGCCAGTCCATGATTACacttatcaaatcaaatcaaatcaactttatttgtagagcacttttcctgcaaggagatgcgacacaaagtgctttccagaattaa